A window of Zingiber officinale cultivar Zhangliang chromosome 5A, Zo_v1.1, whole genome shotgun sequence contains these coding sequences:
- the LOC121981065 gene encoding scarecrow-like protein 3 — protein MEKGPSFFAVGGRQKMASLLRNVAAQDDGSSLVTSSPFKTLSMMSLPPPSLSPSLSFSPWLCELKSDERGLCLIHYLLNCANHVAAGSLDRANAYLEQIALLADRNGDAMQRIASHFSEALARRALRLWPGIYHSLDSAFPVAEFVSARRNFLDLCPFLRVAYVVSNQAIMEAMEGEKVVHIVDLSVADPTQWLSLLQGLRRRPEGPPHLKITGVHEHRDLLNHTAACLSKEAERLDIPFQFNSVVTKLENLDVEILRIKTGEALAINSVLQLHTLLAADMPKVAGGQQLTLGEFLDKDHIPSRDSAMPSPATRVESVLAALQGLSPMLMVVTEQEADHNGSSLGERFVEALFYYAALFDCLDSTAARASVERLRVEKVLLGEEIKNIIACDGWERKERHEKVERWARRLHAAGFRAAPLSHYSLLQGRRLLPDLGHCEGYNVREEKGCLMMCWQDRPLFSVSSWKCNKQPFH, from the exons ATGGAGAAAGGACCTTCCTTT TTTGCCGTCGGCGGGCGACAAAAAATGGCGTCTTTATTGAGAAACGTCGCCGCCCAGGACGACGGCTCTTCGTTGGTGACTTCATCGCCTTTCAAGACCTTGTCGATGATGTCTCTTCCGCCGCCGTCTCTGTCGCCGTCGCTGTCCTTCTCGCCGTGGCTATGCGAGCTCAAGTCCGACGAGCGCGGCCTCTGCCTCATCCACTACCTTCTCAACTGCGCCAACCACGTCGCCGCTGGGAGCCTTGACCGCGCCAACGCCTACCTGGAGCAGATCGCGCTGCTGGCCGATCGCAATGGCGACGCCATGCAGCGCATCGCGTCCCACTTCTCCGAGGCGCTCGCGCGGCGCGCCCTCCGCCTGTGGCCGGGCATCTACCACTCCCTCGACTCCGCTTTCCCTGTCGCCGAGTTCGTCTCCGCACGGCGCAACTTCCTCGACCTCTGCCCCTTCCTTCGCGTCGCCTACGTTGTCTCCAACCAAGCGATCATGGAGGCGATGGAGGGAGAGAAGGTGGTGCACATCGTCGACCTCAGCGTCGCCGACCCCACGCAGTGGCTCTCCCTCCTCCAGGGGCTGCGGAGGCGACCGGAGGGCCCTCCGCACCTCAAGATCACCGGCGTCCACGAGCACCGCGACCTGCTCAACCACACTGCCGCCTGTCTCTCCAAGGAGGCCGAGCGGCTGGACATCCCCTTCCAATTCAACTCTGTGGTCACCAAACTGGAAAACCTCGACGTCGAAATCTTGCGCATCAAAACAGGGGAAGCGCTGGCGATCAACTCTGTTCTCCAGCTCCACACCTTGCTCGCCGCCGACATGCCCAAAGTGGCGGGCGGCCAGCAACTGACGCTGGGCGAGTTCCTCGACAAGGATCACATCCCGAGCAGGGATTCGGCAATGCCATCTCCGGCGACAAGAGTGGAGAGCGTGCTGGCGGCGCTGCAGGGGCTGTCGCCGATGCTGATGGTGGTGACCGAGCAGGAGGCGGATCACAACGGTAGCTCACTGGGGGAGCGGTTCGTGGAGGCGCTATTCTACTACGCGGCGCTGTTCGACTGCCTGGACTCGACAGCGGCGCGGGCGTCGGTGGAGCGGCTGAGGGTGGAGAAGGTGCTGCTGGGCGAGGAGATCAAGAACATCATCGCCTGCGACGGGTGGGAGAGAAAGGAGCGGCACGAGAAGGTGGAGCGGTGGGCGCGGAGGCTCCACGCGGCGGGCTTCCGGGCGGCGCCGCTCAGCCACTACTCTCTGCTGCAGGGCCGCCGCCTGCTGCCGGACTTGGGACACTGCGAAGGGTACAATGTGAGGGAGGAGAAGGGTTGCCTGATGATGTGTTGGCAGGACCGACCACTCTTCTCTGTTTCCTCATGGAAATGCAACAAGCAGCCATTCCACTGA
- the LOC121979806 gene encoding calmodulin binding protein PICBP-like, with amino-acid sequence MAETLPNYMKPTTSSDAKKQHACVSSSEDLNKKKKKKNCKALRIQPKKASVRATCSSTLKSCKFPEFLELGHGGTEAEGASAAKVCPYKYCSLNGHLHGQADIPPLKTFLASRRESMKQRGASPFRKRDTGQAAAARTRSGLEISSLIEEIGLDLFLEQPAAVEEEDDRNDACSDRSSDGVYSLEAMAGFVEYVSCDRDVEEDRSKKEIEDGNQFMAESIDFNLEKEEEDDDDYYEEEAELESKKMDKSENNTPKEHAVLDQEQPATEEEARNEDVQITDTNDQDHNNGSVLIVADSNSNIIEEQKAPTDDHGPNVRLMHITRKSSRDEEPEQLKGFDPRAPNFLPEEPDPESEKVDLRHQMMDERKNAEEWMIDYALQQTVTKLGSARRKKVALLVEAFETVIPLPPLQACR; translated from the coding sequence ATGGCGGAGACTCTGCCCAACTACATGAAGCCCACCACCAGCTCCGACGCCAAGAAGCAGCACGCTTGTGTTTCCTCGTCGGAGGAtttgaacaagaagaagaagaagaagaactgcAAGGCTTTGAGGATCCAGCCCAAGAAGGCGAGCGTGAGAGCGACCTGCTCGTCGACTCTCAAGAGCTGCAAGTTCCCCGAGTTCCTCGAGCTCGGCCATGGCGGCACAGAAGCCGAAGGGGCGTCTGCAGCCAAGGTCTGCCCCTACAAGTACTGCTCCCTCAACGGTCATCTCCACGGCCAGGCCGACATCCCTCCGCTCAAGACCTTCTTGGCTTCGAGGAGAGAGAGCATGAAGCAGAGAGGAGCTTCGCCTTTCAGGAAGAGGGACACAGGGCAGGCGGCGGCGGCGAGGACTCGGTCCGGCTTGGAGATTTCTTCCCTGATCGAAGAAATTGGCCTCGATTTGTTCCTCGAACAGCCGGCGGCGGTCGAGGAGGAAGATGATCGGAATGATGCATGCTCAGATAGAAGCAGCGATGGGGTTTATAGCTTGGAGGCCATGGCGGGTTTTGTCGAGTATGTGAGCTGCGATCGAGATGTAGAGGAAGATCGCAGCAAAAAGGAGATTGAAGATGGAAATCAATTCATGGCCGAATCCATTGATTTCAATttggaaaaagaagaagaagatgatgatgattatTATGAAGAAGAAGCTGAATTGGAGTCGAAGAAGATGGATAAATCTGAGAACAACACACCCAAAGAGCATGCTGTTCTTGATCAAGAACAACCTGCCACTGAAGAAGAGGCCAGAAATGAAGATGTTCAGATTACTGATACAAATGATCAAGACCACAACAATGGCAGTGTGCTCATAGTGGCTGATTCAAATTCGAACATCATCGAAGAACAAAAGGCTCCAACAGATGATCATGGCCCCAATGTGAGGCTGATGCACATAACAAGGAAGAGTAGCAGAGATGAGGAGCCGGAGCAACTGAAAGGATTCGATCCCCGGGCACCGAACTTCCTGCCCGAAGAGCCAGACCCGGAATCGGAGAAGGTCGACCTGAGGCACCAGATGATGGATGAGAGAAAGAACGCAGAGGAATGGATGATAGATTATGCTCTGCAGCAGACAGTCACAAAGCTGGGCtctgcaaggaggaagaaggtggcGCTGCTCGTCGAGGCCTTTGAAACAGTGATTCCTCTTCCTCCATTGCAAGCTTGTAGATAA